A single window of Candidatus Parvarchaeota archaeon DNA harbors:
- a CDS encoding DUF2070 family protein, giving the protein MCRFNRFGADELDNAKKAVLLTRFMFSTPKSHVSMLLLVALGIAFGVAASTMGFLQQGTGIIEAALSGLFLLTAPAVLSALTMIAVKRKLAARRVFFLSFICTVLYAGFFLASIATRENFGAVSERLVFVGFGVSFVLWFLIAKIVFSLNKSAVAYAAVQAGYNFAFFAASQYLSSGQSLFQIFFKVYFAGFVFLVGAYAAFWIIDAPMKRNFGISSTKAISMFLGQWLSSSQDLEKTFESIGQDIETLVGYLSFKAKNLHLVLVVPYIHYGPFGNLGGSEFSYRICASLEKSLGCKAMAFHGTANHDFDPVSHQQLSKITAPVEKSIRAARHEGALAAYAQGKCANAHVDAYQINGCAFMGLSRAPQTTEDVDFGAGLSIMNEAEKIVPCAIAADQHNSETGDITFFSAGSLPAFQYLDAARQACAKVSKVRGQKTRLGFAQASPGSKSIGSGGIKVLDLQIGKAHNFIILFDSNGVTPAFRSRLLSKIEAGCRQNGLKLQKAEVYTTDTHQLNMIRGVLNPIGSSPEPQVEKMVLQAVFKAAGNLEEYKFHYGKERIRMRVFGQNQSTEIISTVNSIWAVARVAIPAILLASILLILYGLSKF; this is encoded by the coding sequence ATCTGCAGGTTCAACCGGTTTGGGGCTGATGAATTGGACAACGCGAAAAAGGCAGTGCTTCTCACCCGATTCATGTTCTCAACCCCTAAAAGCCACGTCTCGATGCTGCTTCTGGTTGCCCTGGGGATTGCGTTTGGAGTTGCGGCAAGCACGATGGGGTTTTTGCAGCAGGGCACAGGAATAATTGAAGCTGCTCTAAGCGGCCTTTTCCTGCTCACGGCCCCTGCTGTCCTAAGCGCGCTGACAATGATTGCAGTCAAGCGGAAACTGGCGGCGCGCAGGGTATTTTTTCTCTCCTTTATCTGCACTGTTTTGTATGCCGGCTTTTTCCTTGCCTCCATAGCCACGCGGGAGAACTTTGGAGCAGTGTCCGAAAGGCTTGTGTTTGTAGGCTTTGGGGTGAGCTTTGTTCTCTGGTTCCTGATTGCAAAGATTGTTTTCAGCCTCAACAAGTCTGCCGTTGCCTATGCGGCAGTCCAGGCGGGATATAATTTCGCATTTTTTGCTGCAAGCCAATATCTTTCATCCGGGCAAAGCCTGTTCCAGATATTTTTCAAGGTTTATTTTGCGGGTTTTGTGTTCCTTGTCGGCGCCTATGCGGCATTCTGGATAATTGACGCGCCAATGAAGCGCAACTTCGGGATTTCATCCACAAAAGCCATTTCGATGTTTTTGGGCCAGTGGCTCTCCTCCTCGCAGGACCTTGAAAAAACTTTTGAGTCAATTGGACAGGACATTGAAACGCTTGTCGGATACCTTTCATTCAAGGCTAAAAACCTGCATCTGGTATTGGTAGTCCCCTACATCCACTACGGCCCTTTTGGCAACCTTGGCGGCTCCGAATTTTCCTACAGGATTTGTGCCTCGCTTGAAAAAAGCCTGGGCTGCAAGGCAATGGCATTCCACGGCACTGCAAACCACGACTTTGACCCGGTTTCGCACCAGCAGCTGTCTAAAATAACGGCTCCAGTTGAAAAAAGCATCAGGGCTGCAAGGCACGAAGGAGCACTGGCCGCATATGCGCAAGGCAAATGCGCAAATGCGCATGTGGATGCGTACCAGATAAACGGCTGCGCATTTATGGGGCTTTCAAGGGCGCCGCAAACAACAGAGGATGTTGATTTCGGGGCAGGCCTCTCAATAATGAACGAGGCTGAAAAGATTGTGCCATGTGCAATTGCAGCAGACCAGCACAACTCCGAGACCGGTGACATTACTTTTTTCAGTGCAGGAAGCCTGCCTGCATTTCAGTATCTTGATGCAGCAAGGCAGGCGTGCGCAAAGGTTTCCAAAGTAAGAGGCCAAAAGACAAGACTCGGGTTTGCGCAAGCCTCCCCTGGCTCAAAATCCATTGGAAGCGGCGGGATAAAAGTGCTTGACTTGCAGATAGGCAAGGCGCACAACTTCATTATCCTGTTTGACTCAAACGGGGTGACTCCAGCATTTAGAAGCAGGCTTCTCTCAAAAATCGAGGCAGGGTGCAGGCAGAATGGCTTGAAGCTTCAAAAAGCAGAAGTGTACACGACCGACACGCACCAGCTCAACATGATAAGAGGAGTGCTCAACCCAATAGGAAGCTCGCCCGAGCCACAGGTTGAAAAGATGGTTTTGCAGGCGGTGTTCAAGGCGGCAGGCAACCTTGAGGAATATAAGTTCCACTATGGCAAGGAAAGGATACGGATGAGGGTTTTTGGGCAAAACCAGTCAACAGAAATAATAAGCACGGTCAACTCAATCTGGGCGGTTGCAAGAGTTGCAATACCCGCCATACTGCTTGCAAGCATACTTTTGATATTATACGGGCTTTCAAAGTTCTAG
- a CDS encoding glycosyltransferase family 4 protein, whose translation MKIVFFTDTYLPNVDGVVSSIVETRKTLEGLGHTVSIMSSGSTLDAKANPDGNVCYFKSVPFIPYPSYKVAIFPFGAPSAARRFSPQLLHCHALATMGLAALHTKGELGLPSVATFHTLVTDATHYISSSRHVRSITERAIWAYLKWFFPSFDVATCPSRFAQSRLASHGIKATVVPNGVDTDFFIPLKRKNPAAAGLRGKKVALYVGRVVREKNLELLIGAAKILSRESKDAAILICGKGPALHYYMGQVQRLGLSGVVKFMGYVPRNRIVGLYNSADCFVQPSKFETQGLSVLEALSCGIPACVLEGFATSEAVVDRENGFLFEDRPQSAAQAIIEALDCKNPSRVSKAARHSALQFSSKKCAKKLLEVYGQAIMLHKR comes from the coding sequence ATGAAAATTGTTTTTTTCACTGACACATACCTGCCAAACGTGGACGGCGTTGTATCCAGCATTGTGGAGACGCGCAAGACACTTGAGGGGCTTGGGCACACAGTAAGCATCATGTCTTCAGGCTCGACTTTAGACGCCAAGGCAAATCCGGATGGCAATGTCTGCTACTTCAAGTCAGTCCCTTTCATCCCATACCCAAGCTACAAAGTCGCAATTTTTCCTTTTGGCGCCCCAAGTGCTGCACGCAGGTTTTCCCCGCAGCTGCTCCACTGCCATGCGCTTGCAACAATGGGCCTTGCAGCCCTGCACACGAAAGGGGAGCTTGGGCTTCCTTCTGTTGCCACCTTCCACACGCTAGTCACGGATGCAACCCACTACATAAGCAGCTCAAGGCACGTCAGAAGCATCACCGAGCGGGCAATCTGGGCATACTTGAAATGGTTTTTCCCAAGCTTCGATGTTGCAACCTGCCCAAGCAGGTTTGCGCAGTCCAGGCTTGCATCACACGGAATAAAAGCAACCGTTGTCCCAAACGGGGTTGACACTGATTTTTTCATCCCGCTAAAGCGGAAAAACCCCGCCGCTGCCGGCTTAAGGGGAAAAAAAGTTGCCTTGTATGTCGGCCGCGTTGTGCGGGAAAAAAACCTTGAGCTTCTGATAGGGGCGGCAAAAATCCTCTCAAGGGAGAGCAAGGATGCTGCCATACTAATTTGCGGCAAAGGGCCTGCCCTGCATTACTATATGGGGCAGGTGCAAAGGCTCGGTCTTTCGGGAGTTGTCAAGTTCATGGGATATGTGCCGCGCAACCGGATAGTAGGGCTTTACAACAGCGCGGACTGTTTTGTGCAGCCATCCAAATTTGAAACACAGGGCCTGAGCGTTCTTGAGGCCCTCTCCTGCGGCATTCCAGCCTGCGTGCTTGAAGGCTTTGCAACAAGCGAGGCTGTGGTGGACAGGGAAAACGGGTTTTTGTTTGAAGACAGGCCGCAAAGCGCAGCGCAGGCCATAATTGAAGCCCTTGACTGCAAGAATCCCTCGCGCGTGTCAAAGGCGGCAAGGCATAGTGCCTTGCAATTCAGCTCCAAAAAATGCGCAAAGAAACTTTTGGAAGTGTACGGCCAGGCAATAATGCTGCATAAAAGATAG